From the genome of Homalodisca vitripennis isolate AUS2020 chromosome 8, UT_GWSS_2.1, whole genome shotgun sequence, one region includes:
- the LOC124367883 gene encoding G-protein coupled receptor dmsr-1-like, with product MNVTMNASSSEARYCGPGLEHFHAGYRHAHGYVSLLVCVFGSVANVLNIAVLTRREMSSPTNTILTGLAVADLLVMLEYIPFACHMYLPQRPKRERFSYGWALFVLLHAQVSQVCHTISIWLTVTLAVWRYIAVAYPQHNREWCGMQRTIAVIVFGYIFCPLLCVPLYLAFEIEPKIALLGEDGNDAQPNSTIAYNTTLYVVDLSAMGKANNNLLMDINFWVYSVVIKIIPCIALTVLSLRLICALLDTKRRREKLTSGSKKTTRLLEKERQTDRTTRMLLAVLLLFLLTEVPQGILGMLSVMLGQRFFRDCYNKLGEVMDILALINSAINFILYCAMSRQFRTTFSVLFRPRWLPVPQVDNNGHSNYTTTQVTQV from the coding sequence ATGAACGTGACCATGAACGCTAGTAGCAGTGAGGCGCGTTACTGCGGCCCGGGATTGGAGCACTTCCACGCCGGTTACCGTCATGCCCACGGCTACGTCAGTCTGCTGGTCTGCGTCTTCGGCTCCGTGGCGAACGTACTCAACATCGCCGTCCTCACTCGGCGAGAGATGAGTTCCCCTACCAACACCATCCTGACCGGACTGGCAGTGGCCGACCTCCTCGTGATGCTGGAGTACATCCCCTTCGCCTGCCACATGTATCTCCCGCAGCGACCCAAGAGGGAGCGGTTCTCGTACGGCTGGGCGTTGTTTGTGCTGCTGCACGCGCAGGTCTCCCAGGTCTGCCACACGATCTCGATATGGCTGACGGTGACTCTGGCTGTGTGGCGGTACATCGCGGTGGCGTACCCGCAACACAACCGAGAGTGGTGTGGCATGCAGAGGACTATCGCTGTGATAGTCTTCGGCTACATCTTCTGTCCTCTGCTGTGCGTACCGCTCTACCTCGCCTTCGAGATCGAGCCTAAGATAGCGTTACTCGGCGAGGACGGGAATGACGCTCAGCCCAACTCTACGATAGCGTACAACACGACCTTATACGTGGTAGACCTCAGCGCGATGGGGAAAGCCAACAATAACCTGCTGATGGACATCAACTTCTGGGTGTACAGTGTAGTTATCAAGATAATTCCTTGTATCGCGCTGACAGTCCTGAGTCTTCGACTCATCTGTGCGTTGTTGGACACCAAGAGACGCCGCGAGAAGTTGACCAGCGGCAGCAAGAAGACGACGCGTCTCTTGGAGAAGGAGCGTCAGACGGATCGCACAACCAGGATGCTACTGGCTGTCCTGCTTCTCTTCCTACTCACCGAGGTCCCTCAGGGTATCTTAGGGATGTTGAGTGTCATGCTGGGCCAGAGGTTCTTCAGGGACTGCTACAACAAACTAGGGGAGGTCATGGACATCTTGGCTCTTATAAACTCTGCCATCAACTTTATCCTCTACTGTGCGATGAGTAGACAGTTCAGGACTACGTTCAGTGTGCTGTTCAGGCCGAGGTGGCTGCCAGTGCCCCAAGTGGACAACAACGGTCACAGTAACTACACGACTACTCAGGTGACCCAGGTTTAG